Proteins encoded within one genomic window of Mesorhizobium sp. AR10:
- a CDS encoding DUF721 domain-containing protein — protein MAGKRPFGNPVPVSDLATAILDPVLRKRAGISIGLVQSWEEIAGPRLAGHSRPEKIQWPRRMHEDDPFEPAVLVIACEGMAALHLQHETGEIINRVNAFLGFNAIGRIRIVQKPVTADKGRPKPSFRPLTAAEKAKLSGTVGLIEDDGLRASLERLGATILGERK, from the coding sequence ATGGCAGGGAAAAGGCCCTTCGGCAATCCTGTTCCGGTGAGCGATCTTGCAACCGCAATTCTCGATCCGGTGCTGCGTAAGCGGGCCGGCATTTCGATCGGGCTCGTCCAATCATGGGAAGAGATAGCCGGTCCGCGGCTCGCCGGCCACTCGCGCCCTGAAAAGATCCAGTGGCCGCGCCGCATGCATGAGGATGACCCGTTCGAGCCGGCGGTTCTGGTCATCGCCTGCGAGGGCATGGCCGCGCTCCATCTGCAGCACGAAACCGGCGAGATCATCAACCGGGTCAACGCCTTCCTCGGCTTCAACGCCATTGGCCGGATCAGGATCGTGCAGAAGCCGGTGACGGCGGACAAAGGCCGGCCCAAACCAAGCTTCAGGCCGCTGACCGCGGCTGAGAAGGCAAAACTGTCAGGCACTGTCGGGCTGATCGAGGATGACGGATTGCGGGCCTCGCTGGAGCGGCTCGGCGCCACCATTCTTGGCGAAAGGAAGTGA
- the mutY gene encoding A/G-specific adenine glycosylase, which translates to MALHDQTRKAASRESGKAAPGESGKAASGDSKAASGESGKAASGIASRLLGWYDVHHRELPWRIPPRALTGGERPDPYRVWLSEVMLQQTTVEAVKAYFRAFVEKWPDVNALAEAQTEDVMKAWAGLGYYSRARNLKACADLVALRGGRFPETEAGLRELPGIGVYTAAAIAAIAFDKPAAVVDGNVERVISRLFSIATPLSEAKAEIRTYVERMVPQTRPGDFAQAMMDLGATICTPRRPRCMLCPLREDCSATVSGDPERFPVRLPKSDKPLRRGAAFIAVRADGAILLRKRQEKGLLGGMTEVPTTGWTARIDGATTDAAAPFPANWRRAGQIAHVFTHFALELDVFHAHVNDDTPAGHFWSLPSDISGEALPTVMKKAIEAAIPGATKKPSQRTARGPHD; encoded by the coding sequence ATGGCACTGCACGACCAGACCCGCAAGGCCGCATCACGGGAGAGCGGCAAGGCTGCACCCGGGGAGAGCGGCAAAGCCGCCTCCGGGGATAGCAAGGCTGCATCCGGGGAGAGCGGCAAAGCCGCCTCCGGGATCGCCTCCCGCCTGCTTGGCTGGTACGACGTGCACCACCGCGAGTTGCCGTGGCGCATTCCGCCGCGCGCCCTGACGGGCGGTGAGCGGCCCGATCCCTACCGCGTCTGGCTGTCCGAGGTCATGCTGCAGCAGACCACGGTCGAGGCGGTAAAGGCCTATTTCCGCGCCTTTGTCGAGAAATGGCCTGATGTAAACGCACTCGCCGAGGCACAGACCGAGGACGTCATGAAGGCCTGGGCCGGGCTCGGCTACTACTCCCGAGCGCGCAATCTCAAGGCCTGCGCCGATCTCGTGGCACTTCGAGGCGGCCGATTTCCCGAAACGGAAGCTGGTTTGCGGGAATTGCCGGGGATAGGCGTCTACACGGCGGCGGCGATTGCCGCGATCGCCTTCGACAAACCCGCCGCGGTGGTCGACGGAAATGTCGAGCGCGTCATCTCCAGATTGTTTTCGATCGCCACGCCGCTGAGCGAGGCCAAGGCCGAGATACGCACCTATGTCGAACGCATGGTCCCGCAGACAAGGCCGGGCGACTTCGCCCAGGCGATGATGGATCTGGGCGCTACGATCTGCACGCCGCGACGGCCGCGCTGCATGCTCTGCCCGCTGCGCGAGGATTGCAGCGCGACTGTATCGGGCGACCCCGAACGCTTCCCGGTCCGCTTGCCGAAGAGCGACAAACCATTGCGGCGCGGCGCAGCCTTCATTGCCGTGCGAGCCGACGGCGCCATCCTCTTGCGCAAGCGCCAGGAGAAAGGCCTGCTCGGCGGCATGACCGAGGTGCCGACGACCGGCTGGACCGCACGGATCGACGGCGCGACCACCGACGCGGCAGCCCCCTTCCCCGCCAACTGGCGGCGTGCCGGCCAGATTGCGCATGTCTTCACCCATTTCGCGCTCGAACTCGACGTCTTTCATGCGCATGTGAATGACGACACGCCGGCCGGCCATTTCTGGTCGCTGCCATCGGACATTTCGGGCGAGGCGTTGCCGACTGTCATGAAAAAGGCGATCGAGGCTGCGATACCCGGCGCAACGAAAAAGCCGTCGCAACGCACTGCAAGAGGCCCGCATGACTGA
- a CDS encoding HAD family hydrolase produces the protein MTEIRHIVFDIGRVLIHYDPDIPFSRLIPDAEERKWFFDNVCTHDWNIEQDRGRTWEEAEALAIAAYPDHAENIRNFRRHWHEMVPHAYDDTVTIMVGLIETGHDVTMLTNFAADTLAEARQRFDFLNRPRGVTVSADIRQIKPDRAIYDHHVAAFGLEPSATLFIDDSQKNVDGARAAGWQAVLFTDAKTLEADLERLGIKV, from the coding sequence ATGACTGAAATCCGCCACATCGTTTTCGACATCGGAAGAGTGCTGATCCACTATGACCCTGACATTCCGTTCAGCCGCCTCATTCCGGATGCCGAAGAGAGAAAGTGGTTTTTCGACAATGTCTGCACGCATGACTGGAACATCGAGCAGGACCGCGGACGGACCTGGGAGGAGGCCGAGGCTCTAGCCATCGCGGCGTATCCCGATCATGCTGAAAACATTCGCAATTTCCGCCGTCACTGGCACGAAATGGTGCCACATGCCTATGACGACACCGTCACCATCATGGTCGGCCTGATCGAGACCGGTCACGACGTGACCATGCTGACCAATTTTGCCGCCGATACGCTTGCCGAAGCCCGGCAGCGTTTCGATTTTCTCAACCGGCCGCGCGGTGTGACGGTGTCGGCCGACATCCGCCAGATCAAGCCGGACCGCGCCATCTACGACCACCACGTCGCCGCCTTCGGCCTCGAACCATCGGCCACCCTGTTCATCGATGACAGCCAGAAGAATGTCGACGGCGCCAGGGCGGCCGGCTGGCAGGCCGTGCTGTTCACCGACGCAAAAACGCTCGAGGCGGATCTCGAGCGTCTGGGGATCAAGGTCTGA
- a CDS encoding site-specific DNA-methyltransferase has product MSAVRLLDELSHTPQQSEWLDTILKGDCVAALDRLPEKSIDVIFADPPYNLQLDGDLHRPDQSKVDAVDDDWDQFESFEAYDAFTRAWLLAARRVLKPNGTIWVIGSYHNIFRVGAKMQDLGFWILNDVVWRKTNPMPNFRGRRFQNAHETMIWASRDQKGKGYTFNYEAMKASNDDIQMRSDWLFPICTGGERLKNDNGDKLHPTQKPEALLARIMMASTKPGDIVLDPFFGSGTTGAVAKRLGRHFVGIEREQAYIDAANERIDAVRPLEGADLTVLTGKRAEPRVAFVSLIDTGLMTPGATLYDAKKRWAAKVRADGTVAIGDSAGSIHKIGAEVQGLDACNGWTFWHYERSGGLTPIDELRRIARLGMERAGA; this is encoded by the coding sequence ATGTCTGCCGTGCGTCTTCTCGACGAGCTTTCCCACACTCCCCAGCAATCCGAATGGCTGGATACGATCCTGAAGGGCGATTGCGTCGCCGCACTCGACCGGCTGCCCGAAAAATCCATCGACGTGATCTTCGCCGATCCGCCCTACAATCTGCAACTCGACGGCGATCTGCACCGGCCCGACCAGTCCAAGGTCGATGCCGTCGACGACGACTGGGACCAGTTCGAGAGCTTTGAAGCCTACGACGCCTTCACCCGCGCCTGGTTGCTGGCGGCGCGGCGCGTGCTGAAGCCCAATGGCACCATCTGGGTCATCGGCTCCTATCACAATATTTTCAGGGTCGGCGCCAAGATGCAGGATCTCGGCTTCTGGATCCTGAACGATGTCGTCTGGCGCAAGACCAATCCGATGCCGAATTTCCGCGGCCGCCGCTTCCAGAACGCCCATGAGACGATGATCTGGGCCTCGCGCGACCAGAAGGGTAAGGGTTACACCTTCAACTACGAGGCGATGAAGGCATCGAACGACGACATCCAGATGCGTTCCGACTGGCTGTTTCCGATCTGCACCGGCGGCGAGCGCTTGAAGAACGACAATGGCGACAAGCTGCACCCGACGCAGAAGCCGGAAGCGCTGCTTGCCCGCATCATGATGGCCTCGACCAAGCCCGGCGATATCGTGCTCGATCCCTTCTTCGGGTCCGGCACCACCGGCGCGGTGGCAAAACGCCTCGGCCGCCATTTTGTCGGCATCGAGCGCGAACAGGCCTATATCGACGCCGCCAACGAGCGCATCGACGCAGTGCGGCCGCTGGAGGGCGCCGATCTGACCGTGCTTACCGGCAAGCGCGCCGAGCCGCGCGTAGCGTTTGTCAGCCTCATCGACACCGGCTTGATGACCCCTGGCGCCACGCTTTACGACGCCAAGAAGCGCTGGGCGGCCAAGGTGCGCGCCGACGGCACGGTGGCGATCGGCGACAGCGCCGGCTCGATCCACAAGATCGGCGCCGAAGTGCAGGGGCTGGACGCCTGCAACGGCTGGACCTTCTGGCACTATGAGCGCAGCGGCGGCCTGACCCCGATCGACGAGCTTCGCCGCATCGCCCGCCTCGGCATGGAGCGGGCAGGGGCATAG